The following DNA comes from Cellulomonas soli.
CGATCACGGTGGACATCACGATCGGTGTGCGCAACCAGGCCCGCGAGCTCGTCCTGGAGTCCGACCAGACCGCCGACGAGGTCAGCGCCGCCATCACCGCTGCACTGACCGGCAAGGTCGCCCTCGAGCTGAC
Coding sequences within:
- a CDS encoding DUF3107 domain-containing protein: MDITIGVRNQARELVLESDQTADEVSAAITAALTGKVALELTDAKGRRVIVPTEALGYVELGTETRGRVGFGTV